TCGACCTCAGCGATACCGACACGTTGCGTCGTGACCCGCTCTGGCAGCTGGCCTGCAGCGATGCTCGCGGGACGACGCCATTGGCGCAAGATCGACCGTCTCAAGCCACGCTGTCGCGTCTGCTGACCTGCCTCGGGCGCAACGACAACATCGATGCCGTGCACGAGGGCCTGCTGCGACTGGTGGTCTGGCGTCTGACCTCACTGAAGAATGGCGAACGCCCCGAGCAATTGACCTTGGACATCGACGGCCTTCCGATCGAGGTCCATGGTCACCAGGGCGGCTCGGCGTTTCATGGTCTTTACGGTGCACGGATCTACTCGCCGCTGATCGCCTCGCTGGCCGAGACCGGCGACATGCTGGGCGGGCTGCTGCGCGAGGGCAACGCCGGCCCGGCCGAGAATGCCGATACCTGGATCCCGCACTTGGTACGCCGGCTCAACGAGAGCCTCGGGGCCAGTGTCCGGGTGCGCATCGATGCGGGCTTCACCGACAACGACACGCTGGAGGCCCTGGAAGATCGCGGCATCGAGTATCTGGGCCGGCTGCGCAGTCACTCGGGGCTTCAGAAGCTGGCGGCGCCGTACCTGAAGCGGCCGCGAGGCCGCCCACCCGAGCAGCCTCGGGAGTGGTGCCACGACCTTGAGTACCAAGCCGGTTCCTGGCCGGCGCCGCGACGCGTGGTGCTGGTGGTGCAGGAACGCCCCGATGATCTGCTGCTGCATGCCTTCTTCCTG
The Halomonas sp. M4R1S46 DNA segment above includes these coding regions:
- a CDS encoding IS1380 family transposase; this translates as MFLAEHDSRGPLAMGETLTTWSPSCNGSVRVELTGERTTSDSGALLLREALDNSGVIEALEDNLVDPRHPLRIRHSLASQLRTLVLQRAMGWIDLSDTDTLRRDPLWQLACSDARGTTPLAQDRPSQATLSRLLTCLGRNDNIDAVHEGLLRLVVWRLTSLKNGERPEQLTLDIDGLPIEVHGHQGGSAFHGLYGARIYSPLIASLAETGDMLGGLLREGNAGPAENADTWIPHLVRRLNESLGASVRVRIDAGFTDNDTLEALEDRGIEYLGRLRSHSGLQKLAAPYLKRPRGRPPEQPREWCHDLEYQAGSWPAPRRVVLVVQERPDDLLLHAFFLVTNLGKFDWPPEKVLALYRKRGSAEAHMGEVKSALDVHLSSTDRGASTVQDVMARNEVSLLLSLYAYQVLHGLRRLLESRTLQGWSLMRMREQVLKVAATLTVHARRITVHLGDAADKWWPTLLKGLPRLTALV